A window of Hymenobacter aerilatus contains these coding sequences:
- a CDS encoding glycoside hydrolase family 43 protein, whose protein sequence is MPTYTNPILDDDFPDPTIIRAVDGWYYAYGTQTKRDGVIINLQVARSQDLVHWEWLGEALPHKPTWADATQRLWAPHVSEIDGRYYLYYSAQPNGGGGLCLAVATAEHPTGPFADKGEPLLCGAGFEAIDPMAFDDPVTGQRLLYWGSGFGPLRVRELTPDRLSFAPDSEEVQLVQPDGGADEYQHLIEGSWVVLRNEWYYLFYSGNNCCGPDAHYGVMVARARHATGLFETLAQATGRPDSTILVGNAHWHAPGHNCLITDAAGQDWLAYHAIDPRQPTFDAINDEQGYSRRVMLLSRVVYENGWPRVLPDGTPNPAPQPAPEV, encoded by the coding sequence ATGCCTACCTACACCAATCCTATCCTTGATGACGATTTTCCGGACCCTACCATTATTCGGGCGGTAGATGGCTGGTACTACGCCTACGGTACGCAAACCAAGCGCGACGGAGTGATTATTAACTTGCAAGTAGCCCGCTCGCAGGACTTGGTACATTGGGAATGGCTGGGCGAAGCCCTACCCCACAAGCCCACCTGGGCCGATGCCACCCAACGGCTTTGGGCGCCACACGTGAGCGAAATCGACGGCCGTTATTACCTCTACTACTCGGCTCAGCCTAACGGCGGAGGTGGGCTTTGTCTGGCTGTAGCCACCGCCGAGCATCCCACCGGACCATTTGCGGACAAGGGCGAGCCGCTACTCTGCGGCGCAGGCTTCGAGGCCATCGACCCCATGGCGTTCGACGACCCCGTTACTGGCCAGCGGTTGCTGTACTGGGGCTCCGGCTTCGGGCCGCTGCGGGTGCGGGAACTGACGCCCGATAGGCTGTCGTTTGCACCAGATAGCGAAGAAGTACAGCTGGTGCAGCCCGACGGCGGCGCCGACGAATACCAGCACCTAATTGAGGGTAGCTGGGTGGTGCTGCGCAATGAGTGGTACTACCTGTTCTACTCTGGCAACAACTGCTGCGGCCCCGATGCGCACTATGGCGTGATGGTAGCCCGCGCCCGCCATGCCACCGGCCTCTTCGAAACGCTAGCCCAGGCCACCGGCCGCCCCGATAGTACTATCTTGGTAGGAAACGCGCACTGGCACGCACCGGGCCACAACTGCCTCATCACTGACGCAGCCGGCCAGGACTGGCTGGCCTACCACGCCATCGATCCGCGCCAGCCTACCTTCGATGCCATCAACGACGAACAAGGTTACTCCCGGCGCGTGATGCTGCTAAGCCGGGTAGTCTACGAAAACGGCTGGCCCCGCGTGCTGCCCGACGGTACCCCCAACCCCGCGCCACAACCCGCGCCGGAAGTATGA